The DNA segment ttaaatttgattttttcagGTATCATTTAAGTATCCTTAAGTGTAATAAACTCATTTAAAAGAGAGTACGAAGAATATAAGtatttctcacattttttgtacattttttaatttttaaatatttttaaagtttgatTTTTCCGAACATCAACACCCCTTAAAGCGGATAACATAGGTACCCTAAGAAGATTCAGACATGCACGGATCAACTGAAAAACACACATATGTGGAGATGAGTATGGAGAAGGGAGGAAAAGTCGGGAAAAAGGGAGGAGAACAGTTACCCAGCTCGGGTGTGGATGATGAGTATGGAAAAGAGAGTAAATTAGGGGGAAATACAGGAAAATGAGGAGACAACAAGATGATGAGGTACTTAGTTTCAACTTTCAAccgagattttttttttttttttttttttttttttttcaacttttcatttggatggctgagatgaaatttttttcatccAACAACTGCAACAAAACGGAGTCAACCTTCGGAGGCATTGTAgaattttccatatatatatataatggaatTCACCTAACTTCATACCtgcaaatatgaagaattttctaGGGAAAGAACGTTGAAAAGGCATTGCCGCGAAACTGAAGAACACGAAAACTccagaaaaaaatcattgtttGAATGACGGAAACTATTGAAGAGAAAGGCAAGAGGAATGTGAAAGAATTTccgttttatttttttattgatttactccttcaaagaaatttttaaatttttttgaactttaaaaaaaattaatagttaGTGATGggtttatgtattttttttctttttttaagtgtGGATGAAAGTACAAGAAATAAGtgtgaaaaattgtttaaagacttttttttttttttttttttttgacttcaaaagttttttagaatcaaatattaattttctgtTTGTGAAGTGAACAAGAAAAAATCCtaaacaattttctaaaatagttatTCATGTTTCGCAAGATGAAagtttattttacaaatttaaaatgtttttaacatattaattatatattttttaataatttttaaaaataacttttatttataatattttatttttaatcattttttatatttttaaagataacattcaaaaaacaattaaaaatattattaaaacactttattttttatttttaaaaatagaaaatgttttaTACTTTTTggttattaaacatatttttccacctttttttataacataaaattatttttgataaacttgtcctaaattttttttattttttattttccaattaaTACGAAATTTGAGGGAGTTTGATTAtgtgaaaaaaaaggaagttccAGTTGGGTGGGTCTTTAGTGAGATCTTGAAAAGAAATCAAACAAATTTCAGTCTtgttcaatttcaaggcttttAGATTTGAACAATGGATCCTGAGAATTGACAAATAGAACATCTAGTAAAACATACATATACAAGTAACTTGGTTCTACTAAAAAACCTCACACTACAGCAAATTTATTGAGCATACTAGGCTAGCAAGTATGCTATCTTATTTGGTCACACTACAACAGGTATATTGAGCATACAAGGCAAGCAAGTATGCTTTCTAGGCCTGACTTATAGAAGACAGGGGCTGCTTTAGATCCTGATTGTTGAAGTACAAGATGTTGTGTTTACCAGAGCTTGAAGTGGCAGAAAATGGAGACAACCCAGTGTACTTCACATCTATCTTCGCTAAGCATATGTTGGCAACGCTATCGAATTGTGGATTTTTCTTCACAAAAGGTTGAGCTGCATATTCCTCAACTGGCATCCACtgaacaggaaaaaaaaaaacacagaatCATGTTATGATTTTGAGTCAGATTCTTGAAAATCTGTCAGGATGGTAAGATGGGTGTAAGCCATTCTTCTTGCCCTGCCAAACAGGGCATGAAAGCAGGAGGCTGAGACAGGACTTATATAGTTATATCCTCTGCTACCAAATGCATGTGAAAACCAGGAATTCATTCTTTTCATGAGTTTACTTTGGTTCCTATCTGACTAGGAAGACTATTTGCCCCAGAAAGTAAATGAAAACAGGAAATTAGGAATTGTTTGCTGGGAATTTAGAGCCGGTCATAGGCCAAAACCTTATCCAAATGATTGATTAAGATACCACCCTCTGCACTATCTTTAGCTGCAAAGTATACTTGCAATTTACCTAAAGCAAAATAATCTTCATTATCTATTCTTGTCAACTAGCAATTACCTGGGCTGCCTCAATTTCTTCATATTGCTTCTGAATCTCAGAGGATAGTGGTTGCAGCatgcaaacaaaaaacaaatccGACTTGGTAAAGAATGACCTATGGCTTTGCCTGTATTTAAACAAATGAGCATTCAAGAAAATTTCAGGATGCAGGAATGTGTACACTCAGCTGCtacaaatttatataacatgAATTTCCTGTAAGAAACTTCTACTGATTCCTAGTAGACTAGTTGATATGAAGGAAACCTCTTACCTGAATGCTAAAATTTCCACAAATTCTGTCttaatctgaagaaaaataaaccAATGATTTCCATCtaaaaagatgaataaaaaacTGAAAGAATGTACAATTCTTACTTATGTGAGTGTGCAATCTGCAGATTTATCACTTACCCCAGTCTCTTCCTCGACTTCTCTAATAGCAGCTGTACAGATATCCTCACCCTaatgatagaaaaattcaaTTCACAGTGAGGAAGATAACATAATAATCTTTCAATTCAAGCAATTTGTTGAACACTGAGTTACATACCTCATTGACAACCCCAGTAGGAAACTTCCACACACCTGTATCCTTGAATCCGCCACTATTTTCCTGAACAACGAGAACCTACCAAATGATACAAATTTCAAATCAGAAATCAGAACCACTAAGCCATCATAACAAGATCACTCAAATTAATAACATAATCAGAAATGTCACCACATGAATTTCATTTGGCATCAGATGTATAAAAGCAGGAAAAACGTCTTTACGAACCAGCCTGTCCTCTTATGTAAAGATTGACAAAAGCCAGAAATGATTAGCGAAAACTGAAGAAGGAATACCTCTCTTTTACTATTGATGACAAAGGCACCAATGCCCACTCGATGTGAAGCATTTGCAGGCAGAGTATGAGCAGTTTTGGGAATCCAATATACAAGCATCAAGTAGTCTGGTTCAGCATGATGGTACCGAAAGCCTTCCTGCAAAACATAGCAGAAAAGAAttatgaaaatgaatcaaattgcATTATAAAAAGATGCTACTATCATGATAGAGATGGAATAACTAGCATAAATGTCATAATTCATTTATAATTATCAATTCATCAGGAACCGCCATATGTTACAAACATGTGTTTACCTTAACTGCAGCTTCAATAAGATTTGCAT comes from the Vitis vinifera cultivar Pinot Noir 40024 chromosome 12, ASM3070453v1 genome and includes:
- the LOC100257937 gene encoding nudix hydrolase 2; this encodes MHRFASRSLYAYLSATKRCIPSSTISHPTAHKTNTTLSPSKGVKPRAVIPSLTRIMVGSTSSVLVDENSVQQIQLLTSTDDAYGGVRVEIKNPMDSNVFGDLLRASISQWRQKGKKGVWIKLPIEHANLIEAAVKEGFRYHHAEPDYLMLVYWIPKTAHTLPANASHRVGIGAFVINSKREVLVVQENSGGFKDTGVWKFPTGVVNEGEDICTAAIREVEEETGIKTEFVEILAFRQSHRSFFTKSDLFFVCMLQPLSSEIQKQYEEIEAAQWMPVEEYAAQPFVKKNPQFDSVANICLAKIDVKYTGLSPFSATSSSGKHNILYFNNQDLKQPLSSISQA